The following coding sequences are from one Onychostoma macrolepis isolate SWU-2019 chromosome 24, ASM1243209v1, whole genome shotgun sequence window:
- the dlec1 gene encoding deleted in lung and esophageal cancer protein 1 isoform X2, giving the protein MYHDWEKNLTKAKNKDISHLLAGIFNDLYTIEVIGKDTVSNLSKSRRGSNNYHEKFVEELQQVHSEYNRRMQNADMLETHIIQARLQAAAKEEHDHNRIMEEVGEAYRQLGLPPVKSAFKWCVDSELLRSNNLICPLDYTTVHTPVVKTPKGTFTPGFAQPTVSYNMHICTEPQDDGYNPLRPPAHTAQSLLEQSEETLTLSSSPESCSIKGTELGLVHKASWMEESSAQSQAEDRASLQKHKDQHKFLRNPRFLLPNAQRGGKSLIMPGKRLENVEKGRKNTGRESPGLAPIFTANPAVIFFTDYRIGQVYETAVELKNMTATSRHIRMIPPTSPHFSVGLGRFPGEGGIVAPGMSCQYMVRFAPDSLADYEDVLVVETQLPYPLIVPIEARRPPPILSLPVVMDCGYCLVGGVKFMEVLCRNEGLSAGTFCVMPKKQWPASSLRSAVKSTFAEQPPFAISPSIFGLLPGQATVIEVVFFPTIAEISTQDFTIVCDNCQVKDITLQGTGQLITVELVSISGGENQPELGELCDITADHYVRFNPTNPHSTLQKMVVVKNNAHLELPYHWQIMKPNLQCLLPGETPDPSSIQHLLDTDSVFSITPVMGILSPAEEHEFLLTYCPKDLKDYHSVCRLVIMDVPDPPRIGDDGTCLNTALHVNDVTVLEVEVKGSAEPYKILLEPYAILIPGETNIHNTIRKRFKMWNHSKSVINFEWERVIDSHVIEVEPSTGEIEMNECFDMELALTGKNPGHFTSTLQCHIQHHPKTIGLTIEVTFKGPHCSVNVPSLDFGLLQMGSESISSIDITNNSLLDANWSLEELSNTKPTIKGLVYMNPNKGVLPPLASCSVDVAFRALYCQRFESVLQLTVLNGTGCHISVQAVVQSPQVCLLSCELVLTDLYVGVPQTSSVTLFNQTLLPAHFTWSKLQGAQAHLCSATFSPSAGTLEPNAKTEVSVSFTAHTVEELTKVAAVCEVKGMESPLLLGFFSKAKPLRVSYSLPSDYTNSRDADHQPITLDFTEHEPVVIGKSIKLQLLITNHTAITAPFTVEAEYFTGYCPSQLDENSERSSAPLHSIQAKKIQQKAFDEFVNCLLSHGRGAAFFVEPNSGLLGPFETQTINITAFTNMWGNYQDNLICKVGDLDTTPIPVKMSVRGCPIYFQMIGPQPDNQSQGPIIRFGSHVSGGDTVSRSLRLINTSPYDIRMDWVTYNLEVGDSKLIDLLVACGEPFPLKDADGNEVLGGLDSSVMFPPTWDDSHSSEGTSSTFMTKSDDFGENEEEYDGEEGRSPSRSLAPVKKLFSVFLKPHEGNVSDYPYCITPQQIVVPAGGSSTIHVSFTPLILSCSTNQRCIGYALGFMNLDSKLASLTPGKVERAQGYELEPLRLDMQGNVKPAILSVQMAEDTDVLEFTAAASDTLDAASHTQKESRITRTFQLKNNTDMVLSFRLSTHPPFSVLLPRQSLKLISSSPSNRHTTGLSGPGDEQTSLLLQPKQIMQVKVAFHNSASLLTCLNEPCEESDARPSATLLCNDAGERTLQFQQSLTIQYSNNSVQTVSLHANLALPTLHLSSSTVDFGTCYVGQTTVKEVYLYNRGASCSFWTALTDAEVFSVSPDSGVLKALGDPPSCKQLLQISFTASDQKEFQTIITVQGVLGETPLVLKVNGSGSFDESFVAPKSDT; this is encoded by the exons ATGTATCATGACTGGGAAAAGAACCTCACGAAAGCAAAAAACAAG GACATTTCTCATCTACTGGCCGGCATATTCAACGACCTTTACACCATAGAGGTGATTGGGAAGGACACTGTTTCTAATCTTAGTAAATCACGCAGAGGAAGCAACAACTACCATGAAAAATTTGTGGAAGAGCTACAGCAG GTGCATTCTGAATACAACAGACGGATGCAGAACGCTGACATGCTGGAAACACACATTATACAGGCCCGACTGCAAGCTGCTGCAAAGGAGGAGCACGATCACAACAGAATCATGGAAGAAGTGGGTGAGGCCTACCGTCAGCTGGGTCTTCCCCCAG TTAAATCAGCTTTCAAGTGGTGTGTGGACAGTGAGCTTCTCAGGAGCAACAACTTGATTTGTCCACTGGACTATACAACAGTGCACACCCCAGTTGTTAAAACCCCAAAAG GCACGTTCACTCCAGGCTTTGCCCAGCCAACTGTCTCCTATAATATGCACATTTGCACCGAACCACAGGATGATGGTTACAATCCTCTCCGCCCACCTGCGCATACGGCCCAGAGCCTGTTGGAACAATCAGAGGAGACACTCACACTCTCTTCCTCTCCAGAGTCCTGCTCCATCAAGGGCACCGAG CTAGGTTTGGTGCATAAGGCCTCTTGGATGGAGGAGTCTAGCGCTCAGAGTCAGGCAGAAGACAGGGCTTCCCTGCAGAAACACAAAGACCAACACAAGTTCCTGCGCAACCCTCGCTTCCTGCTCCCAAATGCTCAGCGTGGGGGAAAGTCTCTCATCATGCCAGGGAAGAGGCTGGAGAATGTGGAAAAGGGAAGGAAAAACACTGGCAGAGAGAG TCCTGGTCTCGCTCCCATCTTCACTGCGAATCCAGCTGTGATCTTCTTCACTGACTACAGAATAGGACAAGTCTATGAG ACTGCGGTGGAGCTCAAAAACATGACTGCGACCAGCCGTCACATTCGAATGATTCCTCCAACCTCCCCACACTTCTCTGTTGGTTTGG GCAGGTTCCCTGGTGAGGGGGGGATTGTCGCTCCTGGAATGAGTTGCCAGTATATGGTGCGTTTTGCTCCAGACTCTCTGGCTGACTATGAGGATGTTCTGGTTGTGGAGACGCAGTTGCCATATCCTCTAATTGTACCAATAGAGGCCCGCAGACCCCCTCCAATACTCAGTT TGCCTGTTGTCATGGACTGCGGTTACTGCCTTGTGGGAGGGGTGAAGTTTATGGAGGTTTTATGTCGGAATGAAGGACTGAGTGCAGGAACATTCTGTGTAATGCCAAAGAAACAGTGGCCTGCATCAAGCCTTAGG TCTGCAGTGAAGTCTACTTTCGCAGAACAGCCTCCCTTTGCCATCAGTCCCTCTATTTTCGGTCTTCTCCCTGGTCAGGCCACTGTCATAGAG GTTGTGTTTTTCCCCACAATTGCTGAGATCTCTACTCAGGACTTTACCATTGTCTGTGACAACTGCCAAGTGAAGGACATCACCCTGCAAG GTACAGGTCAGCTGATCACTGTGGAGCTGGTTTCAATATCAGGCGGAGAGAATCAGCCTGAATTGGGGGAGTTGTGTGATATCACAGCTGACCATTATGTCAGATTCAACCCAACCAATCCACATTCCACCTTACAGAAGATGGTTGTCGTGAAAAACAATGC ACACTTGGAGCTCCCGTACCACTGGCAGATCATGAAACCCAACCTTCAATGTCTGTTGCCTGGAGAGACTCCAGACCCCTCCAGCATTCAGCATCTTCTTGATACAGACAGTGTGTtcagcattactccagtcatggGCATCCTGAGCCCTGCAGAAGAACATGAGTTCCTGCTCACATACTGTCCAAAGGAT TTGAAAGACTACCACAGTGTCTGCCGGTTGGTGATCATGGATGTTCCCGATCCACCTAGAATCGGTGACGATGG GACGTGTCTCAACACAGCTCTCCATGTAAATGATGTGACCGTTTTAGAGGTTGAAGTGAAAGGTTCTGCTGAGCCATATAAGATTCTTCTTGAGCCGTATGCCATTTTAATACCAGGGGAAACCAACATACACAACACAATCCGCAAGAGATTCAAG atgTGGAATCACAGCAAATCAGTCATTAACTTTGAATGGGAGCGCGTTATTGACAGTCATGTAATTGAAGTGGAGCCTTCAACAGGAGAAATAG AGATGAATGAGTGTTTCGATATGGAGTTGGCTCTGACTGGAAAGAATCCAGGTCATTTTACCTCCACCCTGCAGTGTCACATTCAGCACCATCCTAAAACTATAGGACTGACCATTGAGGTCACGTTTAAG GGTCCGCATTGCTCAGTGAATGTGCCCAGTCTGGATTTTGGTTTGCTGCAAATGGGAAGTGAGAGCATCTCTTCCATCGATATCACCAACAACAGCCTTCTAGATGCCAACTGGAGCCTAGAGGAGCTGTCCAACACCAAGCCGACAATCAAGGGCCTG GTGTATATGAATCCAAATAAAGGTGTGCTGCCTCCCCTGGCATCCTGCAGTGTGGATGTGGCCTTCAGGGCCCTGTACTGCCAGCGTTTTGAATCGGTCCTACAGCTTACTGTACTCAACGGCACTGGCTG TCACATCTCTGTACAAGCAGTGGTCCAGTCTCCTCAGGTGTGCTTGCTGAGCTGTGAGCTGGTGTTGACTGATCTATATGTAGGTGTTCCACAGACAAGCAGCGTTACCCTGTTTAACCAAACACTGCTGCCAGCCCACTTCACCTGGAGCAAG CTCCAAGGTGCACAAGCTCATTTGTGCTCTGCGACTTTCAGCCCCTCTGCAGGCACTCTGGAGCCCAATGCCAAGACAGAAGTGTCTGTATCATTCACCGCTCACACTGTT gaGGAACTGACTAAAGTGGCTGCAGTTTGTGAAGTAAAAGGAATGGAGAGTCCATTATTGCTGGGCTTTTTTTCTAAAGCTAAACCTCTCAGAGTTTCCTACTCACTGCCTTCTGACTA TACCAATTCAAGGGATGCTGATCACCAACCAATCACACTGGACTTCACTGAGCACGAGCCGGTTGTCATTGGCAAATCTATCAAACTGCAGTTGCTGATAACAAATCACACCGCTATTACTGCTCCATTCACCGTTGAAGCAGAGTATTTTACTGGATATTGTCCTTCACAATTGGATGAAAATTCTGAAAG GAGCAGTGCACCTCTCCATTCCATTCAGGCcaaaaaaatacagcagaaaGCGTTTGATG AATTTGTAAACTGTCTTCTTTCCCATGGAAGAGGCGCAGCGTTCTTTGTTGAACCGAACAGTGGTTTGCTTGGCCCATTTGAGACTCAAACCATCAATATCACTGCTTTCACCAATATGTGGGGGAATTATCAAGACAATCTCATATGTAAA GTTGGAGATCTAGATACAACTCCCATTCCTGTCAAGATGTCTGTGAGGGGCTGCCCAATTTACTTTCAGATGATTGGACCACAGCCTGACAACCAGAGCCAGGGTCCAATTATACG GTTTGGAAGCCATGTTTCTGGAGGAGACACTGTGTCACGCTCTTTACGGCTCATTAACACCAGTCCGTACG ATATCCGTATGGATTGGGTGACCTACAACTTGGAGGTTGGCGATAGTAAATTGATAGATCTGTTGGTTGCATGTGGTGAGCCATTTCCTCTGAAGGATGCTGATGGCAATGAGGTTCTTGGAGGGCTGGACTCATCCGTCATGTTCCCGCCCACATGGGATGACAGCCACAGCAGCGAAGGAACAAGCTCGACTTTCATGACCAAATCT GATGATTTTGGAGAGAATGAGGAAGAATATGATGGAGAGGAGGGCAGAAGCCCTTCTAGGTCTCTTGCTCCAGTGAAgaagctgttttctgtgtttctGAAGCCTCACGAAGGGAACGTCTCCGACTACCCATACTGCATCACTCCACAGCAAATC GTAGTTCCAGCAGGGGGCAGTAGCACCATTCATGTGTCTTTTACTCCTCTGATCCTGTCATGTTCAACCAATCAAAGATGTATCGGTTATGCTCTGGGTTTCATGAACCTGGACTCTAAG CTTGCATCATTAACTCCAGGCAAAGTGGAGAGAGCTCAGGGTTATGAACTAGAACCTTTGAGGCTGGACATGCAGGGCAATGTAAAACCTGCCAT tttgtCAGTGCAGATGGCAGAGGATACAGACGTACTGGAATTCACAGCAGCTGCCAGTGATACACTAGACGCGGCgtcacacacacag AAGGAATCCAGGATAACTCGGACGTTCCAACTGAAGAACAATACGGATATGGTCTTGAGTTTTAGACTGAGCACACACCCTCCATTCTCAGTGCTGCTGCCCCGACAGAGCCTTAAACTGATTAGCAGCTCACCCTCTAACAGACACACAACAGGACTCTCTGGACCAGGAGATGAGCAAACATCACTTCTGTTACAGCCTAAACAAATCATGCAg GTTAAGGTGGCTTTCCATAAttcagcttcactcctgacctGTCTGAATGAACCATGTGAGGAATCAGATGCTCGGCCTTCTGCTACTCTTCTGTGCAATGATGCTGGAGAAAGGACACTACAGTTTCAGCAGAGTTTGACCATTCAGTACAGCAATAACAGCGTACAG ACAGTGTCCCTTCATGCTAATCTGGCATTACCGACACTGCACCTTTCCAGTTCCACTGTGGATTTTGGCACCTGCTATGTTGGACAAACAACTGTCAAAGAGGTCTACCTCTACAACAGAGGTGCCTCCTGTAGCTTCTGGACCGCACTTACAG ATGCTGAAGTGTTCAGTGTGAGTCCAGACTCTGGTGTGTTGAAAGCTCTTGGGGATCCACCATCCTGTAAGCAGCTGCTGCAGATCAGCTTCACTGCCAG TGATCAGAAAGAGTTCCAAACTATTATCACAGTGCAGGGGGTTCTTGGAGAGACACCACTTGTTCTGAAGGTCAATGGAAGTGGATCATTTGATGAGAGTTTTGTAGCTCCAAAATCTGACACCTGA
- the dlec1 gene encoding deleted in lung and esophageal cancer protein 1 isoform X1 — protein MADETEPKALKSSEPSMNRHKPASNTTQDISHLLAGIFNDLYTIEVIGKDTVSNLSKSRRGSNNYHEKFVEELQQVHSEYNRRMQNADMLETHIIQARLQAAAKEEHDHNRIMEEVGEAYRQLGLPPVKSAFKWCVDSELLRSNNLICPLDYTTVHTPVVKTPKGTFTPGFAQPTVSYNMHICTEPQDDGYNPLRPPAHTAQSLLEQSEETLTLSSSPESCSIKGTELGLVHKASWMEESSAQSQAEDRASLQKHKDQHKFLRNPRFLLPNAQRGGKSLIMPGKRLENVEKGRKNTGRESPGLAPIFTANPAVIFFTDYRIGQVYETAVELKNMTATSRHIRMIPPTSPHFSVGLGRFPGEGGIVAPGMSCQYMVRFAPDSLADYEDVLVVETQLPYPLIVPIEARRPPPILSLPVVMDCGYCLVGGVKFMEVLCRNEGLSAGTFCVMPKKQWPASSLRSAVKSTFAEQPPFAISPSIFGLLPGQATVIEVVFFPTIAEISTQDFTIVCDNCQVKDITLQGTGQLITVELVSISGGENQPELGELCDITADHYVRFNPTNPHSTLQKMVVVKNNAHLELPYHWQIMKPNLQCLLPGETPDPSSIQHLLDTDSVFSITPVMGILSPAEEHEFLLTYCPKDLKDYHSVCRLVIMDVPDPPRIGDDGTCLNTALHVNDVTVLEVEVKGSAEPYKILLEPYAILIPGETNIHNTIRKRFKMWNHSKSVINFEWERVIDSHVIEVEPSTGEIEMNECFDMELALTGKNPGHFTSTLQCHIQHHPKTIGLTIEVTFKGPHCSVNVPSLDFGLLQMGSESISSIDITNNSLLDANWSLEELSNTKPTIKGLVYMNPNKGVLPPLASCSVDVAFRALYCQRFESVLQLTVLNGTGCHISVQAVVQSPQVCLLSCELVLTDLYVGVPQTSSVTLFNQTLLPAHFTWSKLQGAQAHLCSATFSPSAGTLEPNAKTEVSVSFTAHTVEELTKVAAVCEVKGMESPLLLGFFSKAKPLRVSYSLPSDYTNSRDADHQPITLDFTEHEPVVIGKSIKLQLLITNHTAITAPFTVEAEYFTGYCPSQLDENSERSSAPLHSIQAKKIQQKAFDEFVNCLLSHGRGAAFFVEPNSGLLGPFETQTINITAFTNMWGNYQDNLICKVGDLDTTPIPVKMSVRGCPIYFQMIGPQPDNQSQGPIIRFGSHVSGGDTVSRSLRLINTSPYDIRMDWVTYNLEVGDSKLIDLLVACGEPFPLKDADGNEVLGGLDSSVMFPPTWDDSHSSEGTSSTFMTKSDDFGENEEEYDGEEGRSPSRSLAPVKKLFSVFLKPHEGNVSDYPYCITPQQIVVPAGGSSTIHVSFTPLILSCSTNQRCIGYALGFMNLDSKLASLTPGKVERAQGYELEPLRLDMQGNVKPAILSVQMAEDTDVLEFTAAASDTLDAASHTQKESRITRTFQLKNNTDMVLSFRLSTHPPFSVLLPRQSLKLISSSPSNRHTTGLSGPGDEQTSLLLQPKQIMQVKVAFHNSASLLTCLNEPCEESDARPSATLLCNDAGERTLQFQQSLTIQYSNNSVQTVSLHANLALPTLHLSSSTVDFGTCYVGQTTVKEVYLYNRGASCSFWTALTDAEVFSVSPDSGVLKALGDPPSCKQLLQISFTASDQKEFQTIITVQGVLGETPLVLKVNGSGSFDESFVAPKSDT, from the exons ATGGCGGATGAAACTGAACCAAAAGCACTAAAGAGCTCTGAACCCTCCATGAACCGACACAAACCAGCTTCAAATACAACTCAG GACATTTCTCATCTACTGGCCGGCATATTCAACGACCTTTACACCATAGAGGTGATTGGGAAGGACACTGTTTCTAATCTTAGTAAATCACGCAGAGGAAGCAACAACTACCATGAAAAATTTGTGGAAGAGCTACAGCAG GTGCATTCTGAATACAACAGACGGATGCAGAACGCTGACATGCTGGAAACACACATTATACAGGCCCGACTGCAAGCTGCTGCAAAGGAGGAGCACGATCACAACAGAATCATGGAAGAAGTGGGTGAGGCCTACCGTCAGCTGGGTCTTCCCCCAG TTAAATCAGCTTTCAAGTGGTGTGTGGACAGTGAGCTTCTCAGGAGCAACAACTTGATTTGTCCACTGGACTATACAACAGTGCACACCCCAGTTGTTAAAACCCCAAAAG GCACGTTCACTCCAGGCTTTGCCCAGCCAACTGTCTCCTATAATATGCACATTTGCACCGAACCACAGGATGATGGTTACAATCCTCTCCGCCCACCTGCGCATACGGCCCAGAGCCTGTTGGAACAATCAGAGGAGACACTCACACTCTCTTCCTCTCCAGAGTCCTGCTCCATCAAGGGCACCGAG CTAGGTTTGGTGCATAAGGCCTCTTGGATGGAGGAGTCTAGCGCTCAGAGTCAGGCAGAAGACAGGGCTTCCCTGCAGAAACACAAAGACCAACACAAGTTCCTGCGCAACCCTCGCTTCCTGCTCCCAAATGCTCAGCGTGGGGGAAAGTCTCTCATCATGCCAGGGAAGAGGCTGGAGAATGTGGAAAAGGGAAGGAAAAACACTGGCAGAGAGAG TCCTGGTCTCGCTCCCATCTTCACTGCGAATCCAGCTGTGATCTTCTTCACTGACTACAGAATAGGACAAGTCTATGAG ACTGCGGTGGAGCTCAAAAACATGACTGCGACCAGCCGTCACATTCGAATGATTCCTCCAACCTCCCCACACTTCTCTGTTGGTTTGG GCAGGTTCCCTGGTGAGGGGGGGATTGTCGCTCCTGGAATGAGTTGCCAGTATATGGTGCGTTTTGCTCCAGACTCTCTGGCTGACTATGAGGATGTTCTGGTTGTGGAGACGCAGTTGCCATATCCTCTAATTGTACCAATAGAGGCCCGCAGACCCCCTCCAATACTCAGTT TGCCTGTTGTCATGGACTGCGGTTACTGCCTTGTGGGAGGGGTGAAGTTTATGGAGGTTTTATGTCGGAATGAAGGACTGAGTGCAGGAACATTCTGTGTAATGCCAAAGAAACAGTGGCCTGCATCAAGCCTTAGG TCTGCAGTGAAGTCTACTTTCGCAGAACAGCCTCCCTTTGCCATCAGTCCCTCTATTTTCGGTCTTCTCCCTGGTCAGGCCACTGTCATAGAG GTTGTGTTTTTCCCCACAATTGCTGAGATCTCTACTCAGGACTTTACCATTGTCTGTGACAACTGCCAAGTGAAGGACATCACCCTGCAAG GTACAGGTCAGCTGATCACTGTGGAGCTGGTTTCAATATCAGGCGGAGAGAATCAGCCTGAATTGGGGGAGTTGTGTGATATCACAGCTGACCATTATGTCAGATTCAACCCAACCAATCCACATTCCACCTTACAGAAGATGGTTGTCGTGAAAAACAATGC ACACTTGGAGCTCCCGTACCACTGGCAGATCATGAAACCCAACCTTCAATGTCTGTTGCCTGGAGAGACTCCAGACCCCTCCAGCATTCAGCATCTTCTTGATACAGACAGTGTGTtcagcattactccagtcatggGCATCCTGAGCCCTGCAGAAGAACATGAGTTCCTGCTCACATACTGTCCAAAGGAT TTGAAAGACTACCACAGTGTCTGCCGGTTGGTGATCATGGATGTTCCCGATCCACCTAGAATCGGTGACGATGG GACGTGTCTCAACACAGCTCTCCATGTAAATGATGTGACCGTTTTAGAGGTTGAAGTGAAAGGTTCTGCTGAGCCATATAAGATTCTTCTTGAGCCGTATGCCATTTTAATACCAGGGGAAACCAACATACACAACACAATCCGCAAGAGATTCAAG atgTGGAATCACAGCAAATCAGTCATTAACTTTGAATGGGAGCGCGTTATTGACAGTCATGTAATTGAAGTGGAGCCTTCAACAGGAGAAATAG AGATGAATGAGTGTTTCGATATGGAGTTGGCTCTGACTGGAAAGAATCCAGGTCATTTTACCTCCACCCTGCAGTGTCACATTCAGCACCATCCTAAAACTATAGGACTGACCATTGAGGTCACGTTTAAG GGTCCGCATTGCTCAGTGAATGTGCCCAGTCTGGATTTTGGTTTGCTGCAAATGGGAAGTGAGAGCATCTCTTCCATCGATATCACCAACAACAGCCTTCTAGATGCCAACTGGAGCCTAGAGGAGCTGTCCAACACCAAGCCGACAATCAAGGGCCTG GTGTATATGAATCCAAATAAAGGTGTGCTGCCTCCCCTGGCATCCTGCAGTGTGGATGTGGCCTTCAGGGCCCTGTACTGCCAGCGTTTTGAATCGGTCCTACAGCTTACTGTACTCAACGGCACTGGCTG TCACATCTCTGTACAAGCAGTGGTCCAGTCTCCTCAGGTGTGCTTGCTGAGCTGTGAGCTGGTGTTGACTGATCTATATGTAGGTGTTCCACAGACAAGCAGCGTTACCCTGTTTAACCAAACACTGCTGCCAGCCCACTTCACCTGGAGCAAG CTCCAAGGTGCACAAGCTCATTTGTGCTCTGCGACTTTCAGCCCCTCTGCAGGCACTCTGGAGCCCAATGCCAAGACAGAAGTGTCTGTATCATTCACCGCTCACACTGTT gaGGAACTGACTAAAGTGGCTGCAGTTTGTGAAGTAAAAGGAATGGAGAGTCCATTATTGCTGGGCTTTTTTTCTAAAGCTAAACCTCTCAGAGTTTCCTACTCACTGCCTTCTGACTA TACCAATTCAAGGGATGCTGATCACCAACCAATCACACTGGACTTCACTGAGCACGAGCCGGTTGTCATTGGCAAATCTATCAAACTGCAGTTGCTGATAACAAATCACACCGCTATTACTGCTCCATTCACCGTTGAAGCAGAGTATTTTACTGGATATTGTCCTTCACAATTGGATGAAAATTCTGAAAG GAGCAGTGCACCTCTCCATTCCATTCAGGCcaaaaaaatacagcagaaaGCGTTTGATG AATTTGTAAACTGTCTTCTTTCCCATGGAAGAGGCGCAGCGTTCTTTGTTGAACCGAACAGTGGTTTGCTTGGCCCATTTGAGACTCAAACCATCAATATCACTGCTTTCACCAATATGTGGGGGAATTATCAAGACAATCTCATATGTAAA GTTGGAGATCTAGATACAACTCCCATTCCTGTCAAGATGTCTGTGAGGGGCTGCCCAATTTACTTTCAGATGATTGGACCACAGCCTGACAACCAGAGCCAGGGTCCAATTATACG GTTTGGAAGCCATGTTTCTGGAGGAGACACTGTGTCACGCTCTTTACGGCTCATTAACACCAGTCCGTACG ATATCCGTATGGATTGGGTGACCTACAACTTGGAGGTTGGCGATAGTAAATTGATAGATCTGTTGGTTGCATGTGGTGAGCCATTTCCTCTGAAGGATGCTGATGGCAATGAGGTTCTTGGAGGGCTGGACTCATCCGTCATGTTCCCGCCCACATGGGATGACAGCCACAGCAGCGAAGGAACAAGCTCGACTTTCATGACCAAATCT GATGATTTTGGAGAGAATGAGGAAGAATATGATGGAGAGGAGGGCAGAAGCCCTTCTAGGTCTCTTGCTCCAGTGAAgaagctgttttctgtgtttctGAAGCCTCACGAAGGGAACGTCTCCGACTACCCATACTGCATCACTCCACAGCAAATC GTAGTTCCAGCAGGGGGCAGTAGCACCATTCATGTGTCTTTTACTCCTCTGATCCTGTCATGTTCAACCAATCAAAGATGTATCGGTTATGCTCTGGGTTTCATGAACCTGGACTCTAAG CTTGCATCATTAACTCCAGGCAAAGTGGAGAGAGCTCAGGGTTATGAACTAGAACCTTTGAGGCTGGACATGCAGGGCAATGTAAAACCTGCCAT tttgtCAGTGCAGATGGCAGAGGATACAGACGTACTGGAATTCACAGCAGCTGCCAGTGATACACTAGACGCGGCgtcacacacacag AAGGAATCCAGGATAACTCGGACGTTCCAACTGAAGAACAATACGGATATGGTCTTGAGTTTTAGACTGAGCACACACCCTCCATTCTCAGTGCTGCTGCCCCGACAGAGCCTTAAACTGATTAGCAGCTCACCCTCTAACAGACACACAACAGGACTCTCTGGACCAGGAGATGAGCAAACATCACTTCTGTTACAGCCTAAACAAATCATGCAg GTTAAGGTGGCTTTCCATAAttcagcttcactcctgacctGTCTGAATGAACCATGTGAGGAATCAGATGCTCGGCCTTCTGCTACTCTTCTGTGCAATGATGCTGGAGAAAGGACACTACAGTTTCAGCAGAGTTTGACCATTCAGTACAGCAATAACAGCGTACAG ACAGTGTCCCTTCATGCTAATCTGGCATTACCGACACTGCACCTTTCCAGTTCCACTGTGGATTTTGGCACCTGCTATGTTGGACAAACAACTGTCAAAGAGGTCTACCTCTACAACAGAGGTGCCTCCTGTAGCTTCTGGACCGCACTTACAG ATGCTGAAGTGTTCAGTGTGAGTCCAGACTCTGGTGTGTTGAAAGCTCTTGGGGATCCACCATCCTGTAAGCAGCTGCTGCAGATCAGCTTCACTGCCAG TGATCAGAAAGAGTTCCAAACTATTATCACAGTGCAGGGGGTTCTTGGAGAGACACCACTTGTTCTGAAGGTCAATGGAAGTGGATCATTTGATGAGAGTTTTGTAGCTCCAAAATCTGACACCTGA